The genomic region TCGCCCATCGGCTTCCCGTCGATGATCACGGTGGCCGACCCCGGCTCGGACACCACGTGCACGGGGACGGTCGCCTCGCGCTCGATCTCCTGTGCCACGGCATTGAAGAGCGTGCTCACTCCCGGTGGAAACCTCAGTGGATCGATCCATGCCGCCGTGCCGAGGTCCGCCGCCTTCCGCAAAAGTTTGGAGGCCCCCACCCGATCCTGCCGGACAAGAGACAACATGGCCTGAAATACCTTGATGTCGAACAGGGCCTTTCTCAACGCCTCCGGGGAGTCGCCCCAGCTCAGGAGCGCCTCCTCGGCATGATCGAGATGGGTCGTCGCCTCGTCGAAATTGAAGTATTTGTAGGCCAGCCAGGCCTTCTCGATCCATTCCGGAACGGGAGGGGAATCGGCCGGCGCGGTCGGCTGGAGTGCGACCGGATCGATTCGGGAAACCGACAGACCCTCGCGTTTGACCCCCTGTTCCACGAGGAGCAGGGCATTGGCCGCCAGGGCGGGCGGCGCGGCCGGATCGTGCGCGAACACCAGCCCGATATCGTCGCTCAGCGCCGGCGGGGCCTGGATGATGAGGATGGCCCAGAGAAGCGTGGTGGAGATCCAGAAACGTTTCATCCCGTGCAAGCGGGCCCTTGCTCCCATCGCACAGGAGGAACTACAGTCGGCGTCGGTAGAGATGAAGGTCCGCAAACATCCCTTCCGCCGCCGGACCGGAGTCTTCGGCCGCTTCCAAGCCGCCCAATCGAAGTAGGGACATCGGATCGATCCGCGCACCCATGAGCCGCACGCCCATGTGGAGGTGTGCTCCGCGGGCATGACCTGTACGTCCGGCAAGACCGAGGGCTTGTCCGCGTGTCACCGCCTGCCCCTCTTTCACGTCGACCCGGGAGAGGTGGGCATACAGCGAGTGCAATCCTCCGCCATGGTCCAGAATCACCACATTGCCCTCGAGCAGGAACCGATCCACCAAGGCCACGGTCCCCTCGCTCACCGCGTTGATTGGAGTCCCGGACCTCGCGCGCAGATCTACACCTGTGTGCGGCATGAGGGCGTCCCCCCCCGCAAACCGACGCGCCGCAAATCGGCTCGTCACTTTCAATTCGCCTTCCACCGGCGAAGCAAAAGGGACCGACCATTGAAAACCTGGACGAACCGTCCAGAAAATCCGATTCATCTGAGCCTTTTCGCGCCGCACCCGCTCGATGACCCGTGGGTCCCTGTTCCCTCGTCGTCGTCCGAATCCCTCCCAGGATCGAACGGCATGACACACCGTCACCTCGCCGGAAAAGGTGTGGGGGCGGCCGTGGATGGCGTAGGAGAGCCGGTATGGCCGAGGCCCCTCCGGAGCTTCCATGTCGAAGCCCACGAGCGCGCGCCTTCGTCCATCACGACCTCGTTCGGTACTGACCCAGCCCCCTTCCACGCCTACATCCAGGACCTCGAATCCCGCGGGCGCCAGGGCCAGGATTTCCCCGGGCGATACGCACCGACCCAGATCGAGAGGGCTCTTGAACGGGTACGGGTAGGGATACGGTTCGGAATCGGTGAAGGCCAAGGCCGCTGCAAGAAGGGACAGCACACACGTTCTGGCCAGCGTGATCATTCGTTAGCAACTCTTATAGACGAAACGCCCCAGGTTTTCCAGTTGTCACCCTTTGGGTCCCGCCTATGCTTCGACGGCGCTCAGTACGTGCGGAGCATAACAGGTGACAGTATACTCTAATGCGCGTGAATAGAGTATACTGTCACCTTTTATCCACGGAAATGGCGGAGGATGATGGGAATCGAACCCACCCGCCCCGTTTAGTGAAGCGCACCGGTTTTGAAGACCGGGAGGGCCACCAGAGCCCCTGC from Nitrospirota bacterium harbors:
- a CDS encoding PEGA domain-containing protein; this encodes MKRFWISTTLLWAILIIQAPPALSDDIGLVFAHDPAAPPALAANALLLVEQGVKREGLSVSRIDPVALQPTAPADSPPVPEWIEKAWLAYKYFNFDEATTHLDHAEEALLSWGDSPEALRKALFDIKVFQAMLSLVRQDRVGASKLLRKAADLGTAAWIDPLRFPPGVSTLFNAVAQEIEREATVPVHVVSEPGSATVIIDGKPMGETPLTVPLRSGLTYLFQLERDDTRPFVQRISLPLPENTLKAYLTPRQGSEMVASTVKEFFSQPTVSAVPFQRVAGLLGVNTVCMAKVESSGEHWRLAWALYREGKGIAIGDPIELSGADDQEEFGKNNPELERVVQRILQWHRGEKPPLAFASIIRKKWFWPTVVGVALTGAATPFVVDAFRQEVVTIRVEK
- a CDS encoding M23 family metallopeptidase encodes the protein MITLARTCVLSLLAAALAFTDSEPYPYPYPFKSPLDLGRCVSPGEILALAPAGFEVLDVGVEGGWVSTERGRDGRRRALVGFDMEAPEGPRPYRLSYAIHGRPHTFSGEVTVCHAVRSWEGFGRRRGNRDPRVIERVRREKAQMNRIFWTVRPGFQWSVPFASPVEGELKVTSRFAARRFAGGDALMPHTGVDLRARSGTPINAVSEGTVALVDRFLLEGNVVILDHGGGLHSLYAHLSRVDVKEGQAVTRGQALGLAGRTGHARGAHLHMGVRLMGARIDPMSLLRLGGLEAAEDSGPAAEGMFADLHLYRRRL